In one Arachis duranensis cultivar V14167 chromosome 9, aradu.V14167.gnm2.J7QH, whole genome shotgun sequence genomic region, the following are encoded:
- the LOC107465411 gene encoding nuclear transcription factor Y subunit C-3 — MDPHQGHNQNPSMGVGGSGAQFPYGSNPYQPNQMTSSPGMVVPPIGTIQSTGQPATAQLGQHQLAYQHIHQQQQQQQQMQLQQQLQSFWANQYQEIEKVTDFKNHSLPLARIKKIMKADEDVRMISAEAPVIFARACEMFILELTLRSWNHTEENKRRTLQKNDIAAAITRTDIFDFLVDIVPREDLKDEVLTSVPGGTMAVPGPADSIPYCYMPPQHAQVGAAGVMMGNPAMDPNLYAQQPHPYIAPQMWPQPPEQQQSPSDH; from the coding sequence ATGGATCCTCACCAAGGTCATAACCAAAACCCATCCATGGGAGTTGGTGGCAGCGGAGCACAATTCCCCTATGGTTCCAATCCATACCAGCCCAACCAAATGACTAGCTCACCTGGGATGGTTGTTCCACCAATTGGGACCATTCAATCCACTGGTCAGCCTGCTACAGCTCAATTGGGCCAACATCAACTGGCTTATCAACATattcatcaacaacaacagcagcaaCAGCAGATGCAACTTCAGCAACAACTTCAGTCCTTTTGGGCTAACCAATACCAAGAAATTGAGAAGGTAACTGATTTCAAGAACCACAGCCTTCCCCTGGCAAGGATCAAGAAGATCATGAAGGCTGATGAGGATGTCAGGATGATATCGGCCGAAGCGCCGGTCATATTTGCGAGGGCATGCGAAATGTTCATACTGGAGTTGACATTGCGATCATGGAATCACACTGAAGAGAACAAGAGGAGGACTCTTCAAAAGAATGACATTGCTGCTGCAATTACAAGAACCGATATCTTCGATTTCTTGGTTGACATTGTGCCCAGGGAGGATCTGAAAGATGAAGTGCTTACGTCAGTGCCAGGAGGAACAATGGCTGTTCCAGGGCCAGCTGATTCTATTCCTTACTGCTATATGCCGCCACAGCATGCACAAGTTGGAGCTGCAGGAGTCATGATGGGTAATCCTGCAATGGACCCCAATTTATATGCTCAGCAGCCTCATCCCTACATCGCACCGCAAATGTGGCCACAGCCACCAGAGCAACAACAGTCGCCTTCGGATCATTGA